One Streptomyces sp. V4I8 genomic window carries:
- a CDS encoding UvrD-helicase domain-containing protein, producing the protein MAAQAPQETALEDSSRDREIGVEQEHLDRVYQRLEEKIHEAEFLMNDAAKRGQVGTPGALAERDAQVFRAGVHLNRLNNEFEDFLFGRIDLLPGKDGKKGPDGAYTAVEPAEGAVREDNTADIAETLHIGRIGVLDQDYSPLVIDWRAPAAAPFYRSTPVDPGRVVRRRVIRSKGRRVLSVEDDLMRPELRAFLGGHELPVIGDGALMAALGQARSHTMRDIVASIQAEQDLVIRAPAASVTYVEGGPGTGKTAVALHRAAYLLYQDRRRYAGGILIVSPTPLLVAYTEGVLPSLGEEGQVAIRAIGSLVDGAEATLYDSPSTARAKGSYRMLKVLRKAARGTLELGQAGGTVPGRPAVGAVGTNRTGQLAFGDDADADAPARTPAGPPDRLRVVAFGRRLELEADALERIRRTALGGTAPVNLLRPRARKLLLDALWAQSGGATRHSDPELAAELRSSFDEDVSTEDSFISFVDAWWPELTPGNVLAAMADERRLGRWARRVLNPGEVRKVARSLKRDGYSVHDIAMLDELQAILGTPARPRKKRELDPLDQLTGLEELMPVREESQRERAERLAAERVEYAHVIVDEAQDVTPMQWRMLGRRGRHATWTVVGDPAQSSWSDVDEAAEARDEALGTRPRRRFQLTVNYRNPAEIAQLAARVLALAMPGSTSPSAVRSTGVEPRFVTTNNGRGTVIRDSLAQTVREEAARLLDRVDGTVGVVVAMQRREEAAKWLAGLGDRVVALGSLEAKGLEYDATVVVSPAEIADESPAGLRVLYVALTRATQQLTVVSGERDEPDASGVPDLLRD; encoded by the coding sequence GTGGCCGCTCAGGCTCCACAGGAAACCGCGCTCGAAGACTCCTCGAGAGACCGCGAGATCGGCGTCGAACAGGAACACCTGGACCGGGTGTACCAACGGCTCGAGGAGAAGATCCACGAGGCGGAGTTCCTCATGAACGACGCGGCCAAGCGCGGCCAGGTCGGCACGCCCGGCGCACTCGCCGAGCGGGACGCGCAGGTCTTCCGGGCGGGTGTCCACCTCAACCGGCTCAACAACGAGTTCGAGGACTTCCTCTTCGGCCGCATCGACCTGCTGCCCGGTAAGGACGGAAAGAAGGGACCCGACGGCGCGTACACCGCCGTCGAGCCCGCCGAGGGCGCGGTCCGGGAGGACAACACCGCCGACATCGCGGAGACCCTGCACATCGGCCGCATCGGTGTGCTCGACCAGGACTACTCCCCGCTCGTCATCGACTGGCGGGCCCCGGCCGCGGCGCCCTTCTACCGCTCCACCCCGGTCGATCCGGGGCGGGTCGTACGGCGCCGGGTCATCCGCTCCAAGGGCCGTCGGGTGCTGAGCGTCGAGGACGACCTGATGCGCCCCGAACTCAGGGCCTTCCTCGGCGGCCACGAGCTGCCCGTCATCGGTGACGGCGCCCTCATGGCCGCCCTCGGCCAGGCCCGCAGCCACACCATGCGGGACATCGTGGCCTCCATCCAGGCCGAGCAGGACCTGGTCATCCGCGCCCCCGCCGCCTCCGTGACCTACGTCGAGGGCGGCCCCGGCACCGGCAAGACGGCCGTGGCCCTGCACCGCGCCGCCTACCTGCTCTACCAGGACCGCCGCCGGTACGCGGGCGGCATCCTGATCGTCTCCCCGACCCCCCTGCTCGTCGCGTACACCGAGGGCGTGCTCCCGTCGCTGGGCGAGGAGGGCCAGGTCGCCATCCGCGCGATCGGCTCACTCGTAGACGGCGCCGAGGCCACGCTGTACGACTCCCCGTCCACGGCCCGCGCCAAGGGCTCGTACCGCATGCTCAAGGTGCTGCGGAAGGCCGCGCGGGGCACGCTGGAGCTGGGGCAGGCAGGCGGGACCGTGCCCGGCCGGCCCGCCGTCGGAGCCGTGGGGACGAACCGCACGGGGCAGCTCGCCTTCGGCGACGACGCCGATGCCGACGCGCCCGCGCGGACCCCCGCCGGACCCCCCGACCGGCTGCGGGTGGTCGCCTTCGGGCGCCGGCTGGAGCTGGAGGCCGACGCGCTGGAACGTATCCGCCGGACCGCCCTCGGCGGCACGGCCCCCGTGAACCTGCTGCGCCCGCGCGCCCGCAAGCTGCTGCTCGACGCCCTGTGGGCGCAGTCCGGCGGCGCCACCCGCCACAGCGACCCGGAGCTCGCCGCCGAGCTGCGCTCCTCCTTCGACGAGGACGTCAGCACCGAGGACAGCTTCATCTCCTTCGTCGACGCCTGGTGGCCGGAGCTGACCCCGGGGAACGTCCTGGCGGCGATGGCCGACGAGCGCCGCCTCGGCCGCTGGGCCCGCCGGGTCCTCAACCCCGGCGAGGTGCGCAAGGTCGCCCGCTCCCTCAAGCGGGACGGGTACTCCGTGCACGACATCGCCATGCTCGACGAGCTCCAGGCGATCCTCGGCACCCCGGCCCGCCCCAGGAAGAAGCGTGAGCTGGACCCCCTGGACCAGCTCACCGGCCTGGAGGAGCTGATGCCGGTCCGCGAGGAGTCGCAGCGCGAGCGCGCCGAACGGCTCGCGGCCGAGCGCGTCGAGTACGCGCACGTCATCGTCGACGAGGCCCAGGACGTCACGCCGATGCAGTGGCGGATGCTCGGGCGCAGGGGCCGCCACGCGACCTGGACGGTCGTCGGCGACCCGGCCCAGTCCTCTTGGTCCGACGTCGACGAGGCGGCAGAGGCCAGGGACGAGGCACTGGGCACCCGCCCGCGCCGCCGCTTCCAGCTCACCGTGAACTACCGCAACCCGGCCGAGATCGCCCAGCTGGCGGCGAGGGTGCTGGCCCTGGCCATGCCGGGCTCCACCTCGCCGTCGGCCGTCCGCTCCACGGGCGTCGAGCCACGTTTTGTGACAACGAACAATGGACGCGGCACGGTCATACGGGACTCCCTCGCACAGACCGTCCGCGAGGAAGCCGCGCGCCTGCTCGACCGTGTCGACGGCACGGTCGGCGTCGTCGTCGCCATGCAGCGGCGCGAGGAGGCGGCCAAGTGGCTCGCCGGGCTCGGCGACCGGGTCGTGGCACTCGGCAGCCTGGAGGCGAAGGGGCTGGAGTACGACGCGACGGTCGTCGTCTCCCCGGCGGAGATCGCGGACGAGTCGCCGGCCGGACTGCGCGTGCTGTACGTCGCGCTGACCCGGGCCACCCAGCAGCTGACGGTGGTGTCGGGGGAGCGCGACGAGCCGGACGCGTCGGGGGTGCCGGACCTGCTCAGGGATTGA
- a CDS encoding uroporphyrinogen-III synthase: MYDEQQQPDHGPLAGFTVGVTAARRADELGALLQRRGAAVLHAPALRIVPLADDSELLAATKEIIQRTPDVVVATTAIGFRGWIEAADGWGLGEDLLARLRGVELLARGPKVKGAVRAAGLTEEWSPSSESMAEVLDRLLEEGVDGRRIAIQLHGEPLPGFVEALRAGGAEVLGVPVYRWLPPEDIGPVDRLLDAAVSRGVDAVTFTSAPAAASLLSRAEERGLLPELLAAFNHDVLPACVGPVTALPLQAHGIDTVQPERFRLGPLVQLLCQELPSRARSLPIAGHQVEIRGHAVLVGGALRPVPPAGMSLLRALARRPGWVVSRAELLRALPGAGRDEHAVETAMARLRTALGAPKLIQTVVKRGYRLALDPAADAKYADA; the protein is encoded by the coding sequence ATGTACGACGAACAGCAGCAACCCGACCATGGGCCCCTCGCGGGGTTCACCGTGGGCGTCACCGCCGCGCGCCGGGCCGATGAGCTCGGGGCGTTGCTCCAGCGGCGCGGCGCCGCCGTGCTGCACGCCCCTGCCCTGCGCATCGTGCCGCTCGCCGACGACAGCGAACTGCTCGCCGCCACCAAGGAGATCATCCAGCGCACGCCCGACGTCGTGGTCGCCACGACCGCGATCGGCTTCCGGGGCTGGATCGAGGCCGCCGACGGGTGGGGGCTGGGCGAGGACCTGCTGGCACGGCTGCGTGGGGTCGAGCTCCTCGCGCGCGGGCCGAAGGTGAAGGGCGCGGTCCGGGCCGCCGGGCTGACCGAGGAGTGGTCGCCGTCCAGCGAGTCCATGGCCGAGGTGCTGGACCGGCTCCTGGAGGAGGGCGTCGACGGGCGCCGTATCGCCATCCAGCTGCACGGTGAGCCGCTACCCGGGTTCGTGGAGGCGCTGCGGGCCGGGGGAGCGGAGGTGCTCGGGGTGCCGGTCTACCGGTGGCTGCCGCCGGAGGACATCGGTCCGGTCGACCGCCTGCTGGACGCGGCGGTCTCCCGCGGCGTGGACGCCGTGACCTTCACGAGCGCTCCCGCCGCCGCTTCCCTGCTGTCGCGGGCCGAGGAACGCGGGCTGCTGCCGGAGCTGCTCGCCGCCTTCAACCACGACGTCCTCCCGGCCTGTGTCGGCCCGGTCACCGCGCTGCCCCTGCAGGCGCACGGCATCGACACCGTCCAGCCCGAACGCTTCCGCCTCGGCCCGCTGGTCCAGCTCCTCTGCCAGGAACTTCCGAGCCGGGCCCGCTCCCTGCCGATCGCCGGCCACCAGGTGGAGATCCGCGGCCACGCGGTGCTGGTCGGCGGGGCGCTGCGGCCGGTGCCGCCGGCGGGGATGTCCCTGCTGCGGGCCCTGGCGCGACGGCCGGGCTGGGTGGTGTCGCGTGCGGAGCTGCTGCGCGCGCTGCCGGGGGCGGGGCGTGACGAGCATGCCGTGGAGACGGCGATGGCGAGGCTCCGGACGGCTCTGGGGGCGCCGAAGCTGATCCAGACCGTGGTGAAGCGGGGGTACCGGCTGGCGCTGGATCCGGCTGCCGACGCGAAGTACGCGGACGCGTGA
- a CDS encoding acyltransferase, translating to MTHGYQPTGPVGGTEDGPAETAWRAQSAPPYAVPQQRTTEPEPALATAERAAEPVAAEPAVAAPKKPGRDRYLDLLRSLALVRVVVYHLFGWAWLTVLFPSMGVMFALAGSLMARSLNRPAWGVIKGRVRRLLPPLWVFSAVVLALMFGGGWNPAKDPDHGGAWALVELVNYVVPIGAPPFPWHIGSQSGLLEDTWAVQAAGVLWYLRAYLWFVVASPLLLWAFRRAPWPTLLAPLGLTAVVGTGLVSIPGETGNAVTDFAVYGSCWVLGFAHHEGLLAKIPRYVAVSGASLVMAFGLWWASGHLGPDGWDLNDIPLAQATWSFGFVVILLQYSPSWQELPGRLAKWDKLVTLSNNRAVTIYLWHNLLIMATVPILDQLYQLPFMENERATAALDSTYMIWMFFLVWPLIGLAIVAVGWIEDIAAKRSPRLWPNGARKPNGTRKGTRHRAR from the coding sequence ATGACACACGGATATCAGCCGACGGGTCCGGTCGGGGGCACGGAGGACGGGCCCGCGGAGACCGCGTGGCGGGCGCAGTCGGCGCCGCCGTACGCCGTCCCGCAGCAGCGCACGACCGAGCCGGAGCCGGCTCTCGCGACCGCCGAACGCGCCGCCGAACCAGTTGCCGCCGAACCCGCCGTGGCCGCGCCCAAGAAGCCGGGCCGGGACCGTTACCTGGACCTGCTCCGCTCCCTGGCCCTGGTCCGCGTGGTCGTCTACCACCTCTTCGGCTGGGCCTGGCTGACGGTGCTGTTCCCGTCCATGGGCGTGATGTTCGCGCTGGCCGGCTCGCTGATGGCCCGCTCCCTGAACCGCCCGGCGTGGGGCGTGATCAAGGGGCGCGTCCGTCGACTTCTGCCTCCCCTGTGGGTGTTCAGCGCGGTGGTGCTGGCGCTGATGTTCGGGGGCGGCTGGAACCCGGCGAAGGACCCGGACCACGGCGGCGCATGGGCCCTGGTCGAGCTGGTCAACTACGTCGTCCCGATCGGCGCACCGCCCTTCCCCTGGCACATCGGCTCCCAGTCGGGCCTGCTGGAGGACACCTGGGCGGTCCAGGCGGCGGGCGTGCTGTGGTACCTCCGGGCCTACCTGTGGTTCGTGGTGGCGTCCCCCCTGCTGCTGTGGGCGTTCCGCAGGGCGCCGTGGCCGACGCTGCTGGCCCCTCTGGGACTGACGGCGGTGGTCGGCACGGGACTTGTCTCGATCCCCGGCGAGACGGGCAACGCGGTCACGGACTTCGCCGTCTACGGCAGCTGCTGGGTCCTGGGCTTCGCCCACCACGAGGGCCTGCTGGCGAAGATCCCGCGCTATGTGGCCGTCTCCGGCGCGTCGCTCGTGATGGCCTTCGGACTGTGGTGGGCCTCGGGCCACCTGGGCCCGGACGGCTGGGACCTCAACGACATCCCGCTGGCCCAGGCCACCTGGTCCTTCGGTTTCGTCGTGATCCTGCTCCAGTACTCCCCGTCGTGGCAGGAACTGCCGGGCCGGCTTGCCAAGTGGGACAAGCTGGTGACGCTGTCCAACAACCGCGCGGTCACGATCTACCTCTGGCACAACCTGCTGATCATGGCCACCGTCCCGATCCTCGACCAGCTCTACCAACTCCCCTTCATGGAGAACGAACGAGCGACGGCGGCGCTCGACTCGACCTACATGATCTGGATGTTCTTCCTGGTGTGGCCGTTGATCGGGCTGGCGATCGTCGCCGTGGGCTGGATCGAGGACATCGCCGCGAAGCGAAGCCCCCGGCTGTGGCCGAACGGGGCCAGGAAGCCGAACGGGACCAGGAAAGGGACGCGTCACAGGGCCCGGTGA
- a CDS encoding transposase, with translation MTLPASLLLVLQVTRPCFTKHSFETFCHLVAGMAAQTGRRTVTGMLTGAGLSRLWPHRRAHAFFSEASWDPDQLGLRLARAVVEALLPADAPILAVVDDTLLHRVGRKVFGALWAHDGSGRGKDKLGFGNTWVICAVVVRLPFLAKPVAVPVAARLWRGKATASRTDLALEMVHDLAALFPGRTLHVTGDAAYHSGKVADLPPSVTFTTRLPRNAALSAPTPPKTNKRGRPRKKGRALGSLTAIAQTATWRLAVVERYGRMEFVWITERECLWYGAFKDLPVRLVLIRDLNSTRPYDLALISTDLVSPADDLIERYGTRWPIESIFEHMRQDLGVGQARNRTRRAVERTVPFGLAVYTIVVLWYAAHGHHPADIADRRARQPWYATKATPAFSDMVIKLRRTIIAARHIHNPAGQPGPDEIAAVIRAWEAAAA, from the coding sequence ATGACGTTACCGGCGTCGTTGCTGCTTGTTCTGCAGGTCACTCGTCCGTGTTTCACGAAGCATTCGTTCGAGACGTTCTGCCATCTGGTGGCCGGGATGGCCGCGCAGACGGGGCGGCGTACGGTCACCGGGATGCTGACGGGGGCGGGACTGTCGCGGCTGTGGCCGCACCGCAGGGCCCACGCCTTCTTCTCTGAGGCCTCGTGGGATCCCGACCAGCTCGGCCTGCGCCTGGCCCGAGCCGTGGTCGAAGCCCTGCTCCCAGCGGACGCGCCGATCCTGGCTGTCGTCGACGACACCCTGCTGCACCGGGTCGGCAGGAAGGTCTTCGGGGCGCTGTGGGCGCATGACGGCTCCGGGCGGGGCAAGGACAAGCTCGGGTTCGGCAACACCTGGGTCATCTGCGCGGTCGTGGTCCGCCTGCCCTTCCTCGCCAAGCCGGTCGCTGTGCCGGTGGCCGCCCGGCTGTGGCGGGGCAAGGCCACCGCCTCCCGCACCGACCTGGCCCTGGAGATGGTCCACGACCTGGCCGCGCTCTTCCCCGGCCGCACTCTCCACGTCACCGGCGACGCTGCCTACCACTCCGGCAAGGTCGCCGACCTGCCCCCGTCGGTCACCTTCACCACCCGACTCCCGCGCAACGCCGCCCTGTCCGCGCCGACCCCGCCCAAGACCAACAAGCGGGGACGGCCCCGCAAGAAGGGCAGGGCGCTGGGCTCACTGACCGCGATTGCCCAGACGGCGACATGGCGCCTTGCCGTCGTGGAGCGTTACGGGCGCATGGAGTTCGTGTGGATCACCGAGAGGGAATGCCTGTGGTACGGAGCCTTCAAGGACCTCCCGGTCCGCCTCGTCCTGATCCGCGACCTGAACTCGACCCGCCCGTACGACCTCGCTCTGATCAGCACCGACCTGGTCAGTCCCGCCGACGACCTCATTGAACGGTACGGCACGCGCTGGCCGATCGAATCGATCTTCGAGCACATGCGCCAGGATCTCGGCGTCGGCCAGGCCCGCAACCGCACCCGGCGCGCGGTGGAGCGCACCGTCCCCTTCGGCCTGGCCGTCTACACCATCGTCGTCCTCTGGTACGCCGCCCACGGGCACCACCCCGCCGACATCGCCGACCGGCGCGCACGACAGCCCTGGTACGCGACGAAGGCGACCCCGGCGTTCAGCGACATGGTGATCAAGCTTCGCCGGACGATCATCGCCGCCCGCCATATTCACAACCCTGCAGGTCAACCCGGTCCCGATGAAATCGCCGCGGTCATCCGCGCCTGGGAAGCAGCCGCGGCGTAG
- a CDS encoding ABATE domain-containing protein — translation MALGTATGAYELRFGAGRISLDLLATTHPEERFDSVEVLRAWIVGAGLAPPGTPLGHADEAWLVGFRELRGRIGQLVRGGLVPEPWPSYDIALARVNDIARAAPPAPRAVRGEDGTLVRQLDHPPECAALLGALARDVLELLTDPVARAGLRECEGDNCPIVYLDSSRGRRRRWCSSEVCGNRERVARHRRRAALARA, via the coding sequence ATGGCACTGGGTACGGCCACGGGCGCGTACGAACTGCGCTTCGGCGCCGGGCGGATCTCTCTGGATCTCCTCGCGACCACGCACCCCGAGGAACGGTTCGACTCCGTCGAGGTGTTGCGCGCCTGGATCGTCGGGGCCGGCCTCGCGCCGCCGGGCACACCGCTGGGCCACGCGGACGAGGCCTGGCTCGTCGGGTTCCGTGAACTGCGCGGCCGTATCGGACAGTTGGTGCGCGGCGGACTCGTCCCCGAGCCCTGGCCGTCGTACGACATCGCGCTCGCCCGGGTGAACGACATCGCCCGCGCGGCGCCGCCCGCCCCCCGTGCCGTACGCGGGGAAGACGGCACCCTCGTCCGGCAGTTGGATCATCCGCCCGAGTGTGCCGCGCTGCTCGGCGCGCTCGCGCGGGACGTCCTGGAGTTGCTCACCGATCCGGTCGCGCGGGCCGGGCTGAGGGAGTGCGAGGGGGACAACTGCCCGATCGTTTATCTCGATTCGTCCCGGGGGCGCAGGAGGCGCTGGTGCTCCAGTGAGGTCTGCGGGAACCGGGAAAGGGTGGCCCGGCACCGTCGTCGCGCGGCCCTCGCCCGCGCCTGA
- a CDS encoding anti-sigma factor — protein sequence MSVYGGNQGFGMGGSGMSGPMQGHPAPSEHETVGAYALGILDDAEATAFEAHLATCEWCAQQLDELAGMEPMLAALADLPGAGTPAIGDSLSAKPSPRLVNKLVDEVAERRAQKRRRSFYMVAAAAALIVGGPFVAVATNGGDGSGGSEGNRTVAAANPAKDLFTSIGNKVSGSDSTTGASATVAMSEKLWGTETALELKGVKGPLKCSLIFVSKDGERETAASWSVPKWGYGIPDAKTEQARNPLYVSGGVSMAPDDVDHVEVMDFDGKKIVEVDV from the coding sequence ATGAGTGTTTACGGGGGAAACCAGGGATTCGGGATGGGCGGTTCGGGTATGTCTGGTCCCATGCAGGGACATCCTGCCCCGAGCGAGCACGAGACCGTCGGCGCCTACGCCCTCGGGATCCTCGACGACGCCGAGGCAACCGCTTTCGAGGCCCACCTCGCGACCTGCGAATGGTGCGCCCAGCAGCTGGACGAGCTCGCCGGAATGGAGCCGATGCTCGCCGCCCTCGCGGACCTGCCCGGTGCCGGAACGCCCGCGATCGGTGACTCCCTGTCCGCGAAGCCCAGCCCGCGTCTGGTGAACAAGCTCGTCGACGAGGTCGCCGAGCGCCGTGCCCAGAAGCGCCGGCGCAGCTTCTACATGGTCGCCGCGGCGGCCGCGCTGATCGTCGGCGGTCCGTTCGTGGCCGTGGCGACCAACGGCGGCGACGGCAGCGGTGGCAGCGAGGGGAACCGGACCGTGGCGGCGGCCAACCCCGCCAAGGACCTGTTCACCAGCATCGGGAACAAGGTCTCGGGGAGCGACTCCACGACCGGTGCCAGTGCGACCGTCGCCATGTCGGAGAAGCTCTGGGGCACCGAGACGGCCCTCGAACTCAAGGGCGTCAAGGGTCCGCTCAAGTGTTCCCTGATCTTCGTCAGCAAGGACGGCGAGCGCGAGACGGCCGCCTCCTGGTCCGTCCCGAAGTGGGGCTACGGCATCCCGGACGCCAAGACCGAGCAGGCCAGGAACCCGCTCTACGTCAGCGGCGGCGTCTCCATGGCCCCCGACGATGTCGATCACGTCGAGGTCATGGACTTCGACGGAAAGAAGATCGTCGAGGTCGACGTGTAG
- a CDS encoding sigma-70 family RNA polymerase sigma factor: protein MSQPSEPDEELMRALYREHAGPLLAYVLRLVAGDRQRAEDVVQETLIRAWKNAGQLNRATGSVRPWLVTVARRIVIDGHRSRQARPQEVDPSPLEVIPAEDEIDKALWLMTLSDALDDLTPAHREVLVETYFKGRTVNEAAETLGIPSGTVRSRVFYALRSMKLALEERGVTA from the coding sequence ATGTCCCAGCCCTCGGAACCTGATGAGGAGCTGATGCGTGCGCTGTACCGAGAGCACGCCGGACCCCTCCTTGCGTATGTCCTTCGACTGGTCGCCGGTGATCGGCAACGAGCAGAGGACGTCGTGCAGGAGACGCTCATCCGTGCCTGGAAGAACGCCGGACAGCTCAATCGAGCGACCGGATCGGTACGCCCCTGGCTGGTGACGGTCGCCCGGCGCATCGTCATCGACGGCCACCGCAGCCGGCAGGCCCGGCCGCAGGAGGTCGATCCGTCGCCGCTGGAGGTCATCCCCGCGGAGGACGAGATCGACAAGGCGCTGTGGCTGATGACGCTGTCGGACGCACTCGACGACCTGACCCCCGCCCACCGGGAGGTCCTGGTCGAGACGTACTTCAAGGGGCGTACGGTCAACGAGGCGGCCGAGACGCTGGGCATACCCAGCGGCACCGTTCGCTCAAGGGTTTTCTATGCCCTGCGGTCGATGAAGCTGGCTCTGGAGGAGCGGGGGGTGACGGCGTGA
- a CDS encoding nitrate/nitrite transporter, with amino-acid sequence MTAPSTAPAASRGGRWIDHWDPEDETFWNQTGEKIAKRNLFFSVLSEHIGFSIWTLWSVMVLFMGPEYGLTPADKFTIVSMATLVGAIVRVPYTFAVAIFGGRMWTVVSATLLLVPTVAAFAVMEPGTSFTTFLLCAMLAGVGGGNFASSMTNINAFFPLRKKGWALGLNAGGGNIGVPVVQLVGLAVIGASGGPRLLLGIYIPFIVIAAVLAWFKMDSISSVKNDTGAAKDAVKEAHTWIMSFLYIGTFGSFIGYSFAFGLVLQTQFGRTPLQSAYVTFIGPLLGSLIRPVGGWLADRYGGAKITLWNYVAMAAATSVIIVASMQKSLPLFTTAFIALFVLSGLGNGSTFKMIPGIFHNKALAKGLTGEEAAAYGRRLSGASMGLIGAVGALGGLGINLAFRQSFLTVGSGTGAFVAFLAFYGLCFAVTWAVYLRRPAASETHATATSEAKPQLSYAEV; translated from the coding sequence ATGACAGCCCCTAGCACAGCCCCCGCTGCGAGCCGGGGAGGCCGCTGGATCGATCACTGGGACCCCGAGGACGAGACGTTCTGGAACCAGACCGGCGAGAAGATCGCCAAGCGGAACCTCTTCTTCTCCGTCCTCTCCGAGCACATCGGCTTCTCGATCTGGACCCTGTGGTCCGTGATGGTGCTCTTCATGGGGCCGGAGTACGGGCTCACCCCCGCCGACAAGTTCACCATCGTCTCGATGGCCACGCTGGTCGGCGCCATCGTCCGCGTGCCGTACACCTTCGCCGTCGCCATCTTCGGTGGCCGGATGTGGACGGTCGTCTCGGCGACCCTGCTGCTCGTGCCCACCGTCGCCGCCTTCGCCGTAATGGAGCCGGGGACGTCGTTCACCACGTTCCTGCTGTGCGCGATGCTGGCCGGTGTCGGTGGCGGAAACTTCGCCTCCAGCATGACCAACATCAACGCCTTCTTCCCCCTCCGCAAGAAGGGGTGGGCACTCGGCCTGAACGCCGGCGGCGGCAACATCGGTGTGCCGGTCGTGCAGCTCGTCGGTCTCGCGGTCATCGGCGCCAGCGGGGGCCCGCGCCTCCTGCTCGGGATCTACATCCCGTTCATCGTGATCGCCGCCGTCCTCGCGTGGTTCAAGATGGACAGCATCTCGTCGGTGAAGAACGACACCGGTGCCGCCAAGGACGCTGTGAAGGAGGCCCACACCTGGATCATGTCCTTCCTCTACATCGGCACCTTCGGCTCCTTCATCGGTTACAGCTTCGCCTTCGGTCTCGTCCTGCAGACCCAGTTCGGCCGTACGCCGCTCCAGTCCGCCTACGTCACCTTCATCGGCCCGCTGCTCGGCTCCCTGATCCGCCCCGTGGGTGGCTGGCTCGCCGACCGGTACGGCGGCGCGAAGATCACGCTGTGGAACTACGTCGCCATGGCCGCCGCGACCTCGGTCATCATCGTGGCCTCGATGCAGAAGTCGCTGCCGCTGTTCACCACCGCGTTCATCGCCCTGTTCGTCCTGTCCGGCCTCGGCAACGGCTCGACGTTCAAGATGATCCCCGGCATCTTCCACAACAAGGCCCTCGCCAAGGGGCTCACCGGTGAGGAGGCCGCGGCCTACGGCCGCCGCCTGTCCGGCGCCTCCATGGGCCTCATCGGCGCGGTGGGCGCGCTCGGCGGACTCGGCATCAACCTCGCCTTCCGCCAGTCCTTCCTCACCGTGGGCTCCGGCACCGGCGCCTTCGTCGCCTTCCTCGCCTTCTACGGCCTCTGCTTCGCGGTCACCTGGGCCGTATACCTTCGCCGCCCGGCCGCCTCAGAGACGCACGCCACAGCGACCTCGGAGGCAAAGCCGCAGCTCAGCTACGCGGAGGTATGA